A stretch of the Capsicum annuum cultivar UCD-10X-F1 chromosome 8, UCD10Xv1.1, whole genome shotgun sequence genome encodes the following:
- the LOC107839538 gene encoding gamma conglutin 1: protein MATPLFNFVFTFLTLSNLVLLSQSQVTRAPFKSNPNGLVLPVFKDSATGLHIANVTKRTPQQSVPLLIDLNGRFVWLNCDKNYLSSTYFAPFCHSTQCSRVGAHSCNKCFSTTPRPGCHNNTCAVTTTNPLTSQTAISEVSQDSLSVQSITQFGSNAGPLVTLRYFLFACSPSSLLQGPFPKNVQGVAGFGHDSVSLPIQLASHFGFPRQFALCLPSSSQKNGAIFLGTSGLNGTQTGNLTYTPIIIGSQGEYFIPVRSIRVNNKPVPLNRSSLTSTRTRNFGGAMISTTAPYTALERNIFTAFTQFFANQFSSVSRVTPISPFELCFNSNNLSSTNVPNIDFVMQNKNVTWTIVGTNSVVEARPGVSCLAFVDGGQNPKAPIVIGGHQLEDNFVQFDLVTSRLGLSSSLLSHNTSCSTFNFTSTSFVKEME from the coding sequence ATGGCAACACCACTCTTCAACTTTGTTTTTACGTTCTTGACTCTCTCAAATCTTGTTTTGCTATCACAATCACAAGTTACTAGAGCCCCCTTCAAATCTAATCCTAATGGTCTTGTTTTGCCGGTGTTTAAGGATTCTGCCACAGGTCTTCACATAGCCAACGTCACAAAAAGAACTCCCCAGCAATCAGTCCCATTGCTCATCGACTTGAATGGCAGGTTCGTGTGGTTAAATTGCGATAAAAACTACCTCTCATCAACCTACTTTGCCCCCTTTTGCCACTCGACTCAGTGTTCTCGCGTTGGTGCTCATTCGTGCAACAAATGTTTTTCGACTACACCTAGGCCTGGTTGCCATAACAACACTTGTGCTGTTACAACAACAAACCCTTTAACTAGCCAAACTGCAATCAGTGAAGTTTCTCAGGATTCTCTCTCTGTTCAATCCATAACTCAATTCGGTTCAAATGCTGGCCCTTTGGTTACTCTTCGTTACTTCCTTTTTGCATGTTCACCTTCATCTTTGTTACAAGGCCCTTTCCCTAAAAATGTTCAAGGAGTCGCTGGATTTGGCCATGATTCAGTCTCTCTTCCAATTCAACTCGCTTCTCATTTTGGATTCCCTCGTCAGTTCGCCTTGTGCTTGCCTTCTTCCTCACAAAAAAATGGTGCAATCTTTTTGGGGACTAGTGGCTTGAATGGAACACAAACCGGAAATTTAACCTACACGCCAATAATCATCGGTTCACAAGGAGAATATTTCATCCCAGTGAGGTCAATACGCGTAAACAACAAGCCTGTCCCATTAAACCGTTCATCTTTAACTTCAACGAGGACTAGAAACTTTGGTGGCGCGATGATAAGCACTACAGCACCTTACACGGCTCTTGAACGCAACATTTTCACAGCCTTCACTCAGTTTTTCGCGAACCAATTCTCCAGTGTGTCCCGAGTGACTCCAATATCACCTTTCGAGCTATGTTTCAATTCCAACAACTTGTCAAGCACAAATGTTCCAAACATTGATTTTGTCATGCAGAACAAAAATGTTACATGGACTATTGTTGGAACAAATTCAGTAGTTGAAGCGCGACCAGGTGTGTCTTGCTTAGCATTTGTTGACGGAGGACAAAATCCTAAGGCTCCAATTGTGATAGGGGGTCATCAGTTGGAAGATAATTTTGTTCAGTTTGATTTGGTCACGTCGAGATTGGGACTTAGCTCTTCGTTACTGTCACATAACACTAGTTGTTCTACTTTCAATTTTACATCCACCTCTTTCGTCAAGGAGATGgagtga
- the LOC107839539 gene encoding signal peptidase complex subunit 3B yields the protein MHSFGYRANALLTLAITILAFMCGIASFSDNFNTPTPTAQVQVLNINWFQKKPDGDDEASLTLNISADLQSLFTWNTKQVFVFLAAEYETPKNALNQISLWDGIIPTKEHAKFSIHTTNKYRFADQGSNLRGKPFNLTLHWHVMPKTGKMSANKLVMTGYRLPEAYR from the exons ATGCATTCATTTGGGTACAGAGCGAATGCTTTGTTAACATTGGCGATTACAATACTAGCCTTTATGTGTGGGATTGCTTCATTCTCCGACAATTTCAATACTCCCACTCCTACTGCACAAGTTCAA gttTTGAATATCAATTGGTTCCAGAAGAAACCTGATGGGGACGACGAg GCCAGTTTGACCTTGAACATTTCAGCAGATTTACAGTCATTGTTCACGTGGAATACTAAACAG GTGTTTGTATTTTTGGCAGCTGAGTATGAAACTCCAAAGAATGCTCTAAATCAG ATATCTTTGTGGGATGGTATTATTCCCACTAAGGAGCATGCAAAATTTTCGATCCACACCACAAACAAGTATCGGTTTGCTGATCAG GGAAGCAACCTCCGTGGTAAACCTTTTAATCTAACATTGCATTGGCACGTTATGCCAAAGACCGGAAAAATGTCTGCGAACAAACTTGTGATGACTGGTTACCGCTTGCCAGAGGCATACAGATGA
- the LOC107879329 gene encoding increased DNA methylation 2, giving the protein MDKHFSGMVPTDDQFFLLYFIIGTYFGPDLQGVYPKKSVLQRKGLGLPPYSSNQLAGSCLRTIEVERVYYHALRKAERSVVLTQPWLHQFFHGKLPTLYHGQPAAYPRFCDLFPTSLHPHLCCHVYNVIANIVFINDPDTSYIEPDSIERFKNLTGLEHLTLHKDCTRSQADVDYEALSNAGKEEITKTADILQYASLAASSLPYKEMPFCGDIPHDNELFDNTPFTSLLKDACDEPFNGVPPDSNGHTRPLSSLLKDACGGSFSNMPPHRNGQFDTTLFSGLLTNDGVGRFTDAPPDSSTKFGATPFSSLFKDVSPLAEESMGPSSKHANSEEDLELSIVFLASRPSKEEVSNIVAATKSGFAVAGSAAKGKIGPVLGLVDVGESEDSYLFRVSLPGVKRDEQEFTCEVESDGRVLIRGMTTGDRTVHKDSQVFEMQTQNLCPTGHFTISFMLPGPVDPQEFSGNFGTDGILEGIIMKAER; this is encoded by the exons ATGGACAAACACTTCAGTGGAATGGTTCCAACGGATGATCAGTTTTTCCTCCTTTACTTCATCATCGGAACCTACTTTGGACCAGATCTCCAGGGAGTATATCCCAAAAAATCAGTTTTGCAAAGAAAAGGTCTAGGCCTACCTCCATACAGTTCCAATCAACTAGCTGGTTCATGCCTAAGAACCATAGAAGTAGAAAGGGTTTACTATCATGCATTGAGAAAGGCAGAGCGGTCTGTTGTCCTGACACAACCGTGGCTGCACCAGTTCTTTCATGGAAAGCTTCCTACTCTTTACCACGGACAACCTGCAGCTTATCCTCGGTTTTGTGACCTTTTTCCTACGAGCCTGCATCCACATTTATGCTGTCATGTGTATAATGTTATTGCAAACATTGTATTCATTAATGACCCTGATACCAGCTATATTGAACCAGACAGTATTGAGAGGTTCAAGAATCTCACTGGTCTCGAACATCTTACCTTGCACAAAGATTGCACAAGGTCGCAAGCCGATGTTGATTATGAAGCTCTGAGTAATGCTGGAAAAGAGGAGATAACAAAAACTGCTGATATCCTCCAATATGCATCATTAGCTGCTAGTAGCCTACCATATAAGGAGATgcctttttgtggtgatataccACACGACAATGAACTATTTGATAATACGCCTTTTACTAGTCTTTTGAAGGATGCTTGTGATGAACCATTTAATGGTGTGCCACCTGATAGCAATGGACACACTAGACCTTTAAGTAGTCTCTTAAAGGATGCTTGTGGTGGGTCATTTAGTAATATGCCACCTCATCGCAATGGACAATTTGACACTACACTTTTTAGTGGTCTTTTGACGAATGATGGTGTCGGCCGATTTACTGATGCACCACCAGATAGCTCTACAAAATTTGGTGCTACTCCATTTAGTAGTCTCTTTAAGGATGTCAGTCCTCTAGCAGAAGAGTCTATGGGTCCATCATCAAAGCACGCCAACTCTGAAGAGGACTTGGAGCTTAGTATTGTCTTCCTTGCCTCTCGCCCTTCTAAGGAGGAGGTAAGTAACATTGTTGCTGCTACTAAAAGTGGATTTGCAGTGGCTGGGAGTGCAGCGAAGGGTAAGATAGGACCAGTTCTCGGGCTCGTGGATGTAGGAGAAAGTGAGGACTCTTACTTGTTCCGTGTATCACTCCCCGGAGTAAAGAGAGATGAAC AAGAATTTACTTGTGAAGTGGAGAGTGATGGTAGAGTGTTGATTAGGGGAATGACAACTGGTGACAGGACTGTCCACAAGGACTCTCAAGTATTCGAGATGCAAACTCAGAACCTATGTCCAACAGGACATTTCACCATCTCTTTCATGCTGCCAGGCCCCGTTGACCCTCAAGAATTTTCTGGTAATTTTGGCACTGATGGAATCCTCGAGGGAATCATAATGAAAGCAGAAAGATGA